In Peromyscus leucopus breed LL Stock chromosome 9, UCI_PerLeu_2.1, whole genome shotgun sequence, the sequence TGGATAACATATTTGATGAGGTGTTCAAACTGTTGGAGGTGAGTCGGTGAGGGGGGTCCTTGACCTCCAGCGAGTGTCGTCCCAACCTCGCACGGGGCCCAGCCGCACACCGGCCCTTTTCGTTCCAGTGTCCCCATCTGAACGTGCGGAAAGCGGCCCACGAAGCCCTGGGACAGTTCTGCTGTGCCCTCCAGAAGGCCTGTCAGAGAAGCCCCTCCGAAGCCAGCAGTGCCGGTGAGGAGCCGTCAGCAGCAGGCTGGGCGCCCGGGGCCCCGGCAGGGCGTGACCACGCCTCTGGCCAATTGTGTCTCCAGCTCTGCGGTCCGCCTTGGCTCGGGTGATACCGTCCTACATGCAGGCCGTGAAGGTGGAGAGGGAGCGCCCGGTGGTGATGGCCGTGCTGGAGGCCCTGACCGGGGTGCTGCGCGCCTGCGGGAACCTGGCCCTGCAGCCTCCTGGACGCCTCAGTGAGCTCTGCACGATGCTCAAGACGGTGCTGCAGAAGAAGGTGAGCgggggaagggaggctgaggGCACGCGAGGGTACCGGGCCCCGGAAGAGCCCGCCTCACCGCCGCCACCGTGGAAAGGAGACGGCAGGAGAGCCCCCCGACGGCTGAATTATGTCTTCCACAGACAGCCTGTCAGGacacggaggaggaggaggaggatgaagaaggagACCAGGTGAGAGCTACAGATGAAAGCCGTCTAGACCATCGAGTGCCCGTCTAGACAGTGCCCTCAGCTTAGCCTGGATGGAGGGAGCCAGGGCGGCTAAGAAAAAGTCGGTGATGGCCGGAACGGGGCCGCCCTCATCCCAGTAAGCGGGTGGGGTATTCAAAGGAGAGTGGTGTGCACTGGGCGGTGCTGGGAGTGATAACGGAGGGCCCGGGCTCCTAAAAAGCCAGCCTGCAAACGGGTGAGTCCGCGAAGCAAGGGCGCCCCGAGAACCACCCCCAGCAGCCAGTGGCAGATTGCGGGGTTGGGAGCTGCCCAGTCCTAGAGCTGGGCCCCGGCGCTGCAGCCCCTCCCCTGGCTCCACAGGCAGAGTATGACGCCATGTTACTAGAGCATGCTGGAGAGGCCATCCCCGCCCTGGCAGCCGCCGCCGGAGGACAGGCCTTCGCGCCGTTCTTCGCCAGTTTCCTGCCGTTACTGCTGTCCAAGACGGTGAGTGCTCCGTCCCCCAGCCTCCCGTCCTGGTCCAGCCGCGCGCCCAGGGCCTGCAGCACCCTGCCCACCTCACCTCCATGGTAATCGGCACCCCTCAACCTCCCAACAGAAGCAGAGCTGTACGGTGGCGGAGAAGTCCTTTGCGGTGGGAACCCTGGCCGAGTCGATTCAGGGTCTGGGCGCCGCCTCAGCCCAGTTTGTGTCCCGGCTGTGCCCTGTGCTGCTGAACGCCGCCCGGGAAGCAGACCCCGAGGTGCGGAGCAACGCCATCTTCGGGCTGGGTGTACTTGCGGAGCATGGGGGCTGCCCTGCTCAGGAGTATCCGATGCCTGCAGGAGGGGAGGCGGGGTTGGCAGTGAGCCCAGGCACCGGGGGAGGTGCTACCGCAGGGGGACGTCTGCCAATGTGTGTGTTCCTTAACTGGGGGCCAGCCACTTCCCGAAGGTCCTGGGCCTCCTTTTGCCCCTGCTGGCGAGGGAGCGGCATGATCGCGTCCGCGACAACATCTGCGGGGCTCTTGCCCGTCTGCTGATGGCCAGTCCAGCGAGGAAAGCGGAACCCCAGGTGAAGGCAGGCTCGGGAGGCAGGGGTGGAGGCCAGGGGTGGAGGCCAAGGGTGGTGGCGGGACCGGGACACGTGGGCCTGAGACGTCTGTGTGTTCAGGTGCTGGCTACCCTGCTACATGCCCTGCCACTGAAGGAAGACATGGAGGAGTGGATCACCATAGGCCACCTCTTCAACTTCCTGCACCATAACAACCCTGACCAGgtaccctgctgctgctgctggagcttTACAAGGAGTGTTAGGTTCAGTCTAAGGGGGGCAGGAGCTGTCACCTGGACTTGATGCTGGTGGATTTCaggtgctttttgttgtttttgcttgttggtgtgctttttgtttttgttttttcgagacagggtttctctgtgtagctctggctctcctggaactcgctctgtagcccacgctggccttgaactcacagagatctgcctgtctctgcctcctgagtgctgggattaaaggcgtgcgccaccttttcctttcctgtatCCTCGTCCTGCCCCAGCTTGTCACAGCTAACGATGGCCTTGGGCCCTCAGTCTcttcccctctgtcctccagCTCCCAAGCGCAGGGATCCCAGGCTGCACCACTGTTCTTAATTTCAGCAGTTCTAGGGATCAgatccagggcctcatgcacacCAGCTAAACACTTCTACCAGCTGAGCACCATGCCAGCTTCGTTCTTCCTGTTTGTCCCCAGGGTTGGCAGGCAGTCTGGCAGTATGAGGAGGGGCAGCTGATCGGGGAGTATGTCCCCACTTCTCTTGGGCTAAGCCAGTCCTGACGTCCCTAGGCTGATTTCCTAGGTCAGGGCTAGGACAACAGTCACCACCCTGCCATGTACTGGAATCTGCTTCTGAAACGATTCTGCGTGTATCAACTACCCGCGTTTGGACACATGCTCcagtatttttggtttttcgagacagggtttctctgtgaagctttttagcctgtcctggactagctctgtagcccaggctggcctcgaactcacagagatccgcctgcctctgcctcccgagtgctggggtaaaggcgtgtgccaccaccgccgccgcccggcctgCTCCAGTATTCTTGTGTCACCTTTTgtcttaaatcttttttttgggggggggtgagtaTTTGGATGCTGGATTTCTGTTGGTTTTGAGGCTCTAACTTCAATCTTTGGTCACGCATCTCATTACCTCCGAAAAGAGATTGTTAGCCATGTTTCCTTGTTCCTTCTTGAGCTCACAGCCGGGTCGGGGGGCAGCTCAAATGGTTCCATAGGCTTCTTCTCGCCTTGGCTCCACCCGCCTGCCCTAAGCCCTGGGGCCCACGGCTGTCACTGCCAGAGCTGACCAGCCCTTTCCCACAGGTTCTAGACGTGGCTCCCGAGCTCTTGCGCATCTGCAGCCTGATTCTGGCGGACAACAGAATCCCGCCAGGTGAGGTGACCACAGTCACGGCTCAGGGCAGGGGGAAGTgggggcggcgggcggcgggacCCCGCCCCTCATCGGGCCCCCTCGCTACACTCTACCCAGACACCAAGGCggcgctgctgctgctcctgaccTTCCTGGCCAAACAGCACGCCGACAGCTTCCACGCGGCCCTGGGCTCACTGCCCGCTAACAAAGCTGAGGAACTCCAGGCCATGCTGGGCCTCACCTAGACTGCGGGCTCCCGCCGGGCCCCCCCTCGGGCCCGAAGACTACCAGTCGGCCCAGGCCCAGCTCATCTCACCAAAGACTGTATCATCGGAAGTCAATCCTGCTTGCTGTCTTACCGGGTGTCTCTGGGGCTGGATCTATACAAGCAGAGCTGTGACATCATACTGTAATAAAGGCAGCTTGCTCCCTGCTCGGACACTAGCACTGAGAGCGTGAAGGCTAGAGGTGTGTGTTCAGAAATGAGACGGGCAAGGGGCTGGAGTGTCTCAGCCCCGAAGGCCGCACACTCTTCCTGCAGAAGACGGGACTGGAGTTCCTAGGACCCACACTAGATGGCGCCAaactgtctttaattccagctccaggggttcacTGCCCCCTTGTGGCCTTCCCAGACAACTGCACTCATTTGCACGTTCAACATACAcacgtaatttaaaaataaatctctgaaaaaaaatgtcaggcaAAGTCCAGTGAGGTAGGCTATGGTTTAATGAACTTGCTCAGTGGACTCTGGGTCCCAGATGAATCAGGAGGCGCCCATATGGCTTCTCTTGTTCTACATGAAGGATCTTCTGTGCGGACAGTACTAGTTGGGAAAGGAGAAGGCAGGTCACACAGTCACTATGGTGACGAGTGTGCTGTAGCAGGGTCTGGCCGGTCTGCCCCTGTCTTTCTTGGCCTACACTCACCCAGGAGCAGGTAGAAGACCCGAGAAGCCAACTTGCGGGGGCTGAGAGGGGGCACCAGGCTGCTGAAGTCAGGCACCCTGTTGGCCTGCCACTCCAGGGCTACGGCCCTGCGGGGTTGAGGACGGTCAGCTGGGGTTAACagactacccccccccccagggaccCCTCTCTCGTACCTAAACACAGCCTCGGAAGTGAGCAGCTCCGGCTCTGGAGGCATCTCCACGGGCGCTTCCGGGAGTTCAGGCAGCATGGGCAGTGCAGGGGCCTCTGGCTGCCCCTCCTCCATCCAGGCCCTGGGAGAGCGAGGGAGGAGGCAGCTCAGGGAAGGGGTGGGTGGCCGCCACAGGGACACCAAGCAGGGCCGCTGTGGGTCTGAGCTGGCGCCACCTGGCTGCTTACCACCGTTCTTCTGGGGGGATGAGGCTAGTGCGGGACTTTTCCTCTTCAGCTGCTTCCAGGGAGAGCTCTGTCGAGGGAGAGAGCATTTGGGGGTCTGCTTGGCTCTAAGGGGCCACGCTGGGGGTGTGACATGCACAAAGGCCTTGGGTTCAGGCCTCGGGGCCACAGAGCTCCCCTCCCCACATTCTGGAGCCTAGTATAGACTTGTGCCAAGTGGGAGCGCGGGAGAATCAAGTCTGGGCCTCCTTAATGTTCAGCACGGCCCTCCCTGTCCGAACCAGCCTCAGCCGCTGGGGTGCTCGCTTCCCGAGGCTGGTTAGGACGGTGGTTCCCACCTGCCCCTCTTGTTGCAAGCGCCTACCTGAAGAGAGCATGAGGGGACCACTGGGCTCCTGGGCCTCCCTCAGAACCTGCGGGTGGGAGAGCAAGACCTGAGACCCAAGCACCGGTCAGGGTCTTGGTCTGGTGAGCCAGCTGGTGCACACCAGGAGGACGTCGGCTAGAGCTTGCCAGAGCCGAGGGGGCTTCCAGGGCGTGGTGGAGGTGATTACCTCGATCTCACTCAGCCCTTCGGTCTTTCTTCGGTCCTCCTCGTCCGCCACGCCCCTCTCCTCAGCTGCCTCTACAGGCTCCAGGGGTGGCCTCTGTCTGAGCATCCTTGGGGGCACCTGGGCACAGCGGGTCCAGAACGCTAGTAGTTccggggccagccagccagctgaggACGAAGAGAGAGGTTTCGGTCATAAGGCTGAGGAGGCCAGGTTCTGAAGATCCCGCCTGCCCCACGGTCACCGTTCTTACAGACAGTTGGGGTTCCGAAGAGCTCCGCCGGGCTTGTGATCATCCTTTCGGGCTGGACCACGGGCTGCAAGAGGGTGAGCGGCCCCTTATGAGAGCGCCACTCTTCACTGCACGGTTCCCAGGGCCCACGCCTCTGCAGGCTCGTGACCTGGCCCATATGCTTGTGGCTAAAAGGGTAGATGGTAACCTGGTGTCTGTGGATAACCTGGGTATTTGCAATCCCACACACACGCACTTTCTAGGAAGCAGGGCCTTCTGTTGTACTCCCAGGGCCGCTCGGGCGTTCAGAAGTCCAGCCAGACCTGCGTCCCTCTGCTCCCTGGGGGGAACTTGAGCCGCACTCACATACTCCGAGCAGTGAACTCCGGGCTGTAATTGTTCCTCAAATTTCTCCCGGGAGATCTGAGTCTCCTTGTCCCAGAATAGTAACTGGCGGCGTCGGCGGCGTCGGGCAGGTCGCCTCAGGGGAGACGGGGGCCTCTTCTGGAGTAGAAGGAGAGGCTAGGGCCAGGCTGTCCATCTCCCCTTTCCAGGGGACTCCCAGTGGCCCCCCACTCTGCCCCTGTCAGTTGTCTGGGGAAGCTGGGGTAAGGTCCCTTCGTAACTCCTAGCTTACTCAAAGGTTCCTATTGGGAAGAGAAGCCACACCATGAGGTAGGGAAGGGACAGCTTTTACTGTGTAGGCAAAATCCTCACGGTAGACTAGCAATGGCCATGGGCTTCCGGACAAAGATTTAGGACGGGAAGATAAAGAGGGATGCAGCCCAGGGAAGAACCTACTCACCTCTGGACTAGGCGGGGCAGGTAGACGCAGCTCCCGAGGCGGGGTCACCTCTGCAACAAGACCCATAAGCCCCCCCTccactggtttgtttgtttgtttgtttgttaagacaaggtctggcagggctggagagatggctgagaggttaagagcaccgactgctcttccagaagacctgggttcaattcccagcacccacatggcagctcacagttgtctgtaactccagttccagaggacgaAACACCCATGGCAAACACCAACACAAGGTCTGGCACTCTAGCCCCAGAGGGTTTTTGGCAATCCTGCCCCAACCCGTTTCTGGAGTGACTGGGCTACCGGTGTTTAATCTCCGAATTTCATTAGTCCCTtcactctttgtttgtttgttttttgttttcagagagagggtttctttgtggagccctggatgtcctggaactcactttgtagatcaggctggcctcgaactcctcaCAGAGATCGCaaaccctgggattaaaggcctgcaccaccaccactgggctagACCCTTCATtcttggagctacagacagtgtCTTCCTCAGGGTAGGGTAAGGACTTGGGTCTCTGCAAGTGTCCGAGTCTTCCCAAGGTGATGGACACTCACCCGTGAGGAGGGCCCCTGGCTCCCAGCCTGTCAACTTCTGTACCTCGGGAGGGAAGACCTGGCCTGGAGGtgcttctcctgtctcttcaACCCTGAGGGGAAACAGGCAGATAAGGAAACCCTTCCCAGCAATGACCCCTTACCTGGTACAGGGATTCCTGCCCTTACTGTGCAGGGGCTGGAGGTGAGAGGGAGGGGACCACACCATCACCCTCCAGGGCCCGGGGTTCTTCCTTGGATTCTGCGGAGAGAGGATCAGAAcactcaggagagagaaggaCGGGGCCCTGTCCACTCCCAGGCTGGCTGGGCGGGGACCTGACCATCCAGTGCCGGGGCCGCCCTCCGCAGCCGGcctcgccgccgccgctgctccTCCAGCAGTATGGCGTCGTCTTCCTCGGCGATCAGCAGGTCCAAATCTCCTCGACTGATCTCTGGGAGATCCTGCTCTCCCTAcggagagagggaaagagtggATTTTTGAGGTTGAGCCCAAGGAAGCCCAGCGGGTACTCAGGGGACGGGGTGTCGGGGTGGGGGAAGTGGAAACGGAAGGCAGAACTTCAGGGATGCGTCGGGGCCGCACTGGAGCCCTGGGTTTCCGGGGAAACTCACCTCAATCCGCAACATGCGTATGGGCTCTGCCTCCTGTAGGGTGATGATCTCAGGAGACTGCACAGTGGCTAAGGGCCTGTCTGGAGGGGTGGGAAAGTCACAGCAGCCCTCCTACTTCTTTCCAAGTTGTTGGGGCAAAAGCATGGACTTTGGAGACCGAGAGTCGGACCCAGTAGGTTAGTTACCAGCAAATACTCCaagtgcatttcttttttttgttattgagacacgtctcactacgtagaccaggttggcctcaaactaagagaccttgcctgcctctgccactgctgagattaaaggtgggcaATCACCACACCCGGCCTCCAAGTTCATTTCTTAACCTTTGTGAGCCTTGCTTCCCTTATCCTTAAAATGGAGAGGATAATTCTGACCTCATTTggactcttttttaaagatttatcttaattattaattatgtaaaTGTGTATACGTCTCTATGTGGGTACATGGGTGCCagtgtgtcagatcctctggcggcagagttataggtggttgtgagccactgtgtgggtgctgggaactgaacctgggtcctctgtctgagcagtcagtactcttaaccactgagccagtttGCCAGCCCCCggctttgaactcttggtcttcctgcctctactttctgagtgctgggataacagatgTCCATGTCTCCCCTACACACCCCCAAAAAAGGAAATGTTGAAATGGTTTCCTAAccagtctaggctggccttgaactcagtctgtAACCCAGGCAGGTTATAAAACTTGCAGTTTATATAAACTATGTATCTAAGTTATATAAACTtgcagtcttcccacctcagcctccaaaggAAGTGGAATTCCAGGCATGTGTCCCCGGGCCTGCCTGGGCCTGCCTCTTAAAGAGTCATTTACTCAGCTCCCTATGCCTTTCATCAGAACGGCCCGCCCAGCTGACCTGGTCCGGTGACTTCAGGAGGAGTCTCCTTACCAGTTTTCTCTGGGGTCACAGCCTCCAAAAGGTGTCGAATCTTTGGGAAGAGATTGGGGACAAAAGGTAGGTCTCAGCTCAGCCCTCTAAGTCCTCACTTTCAAAACATTCAGTGGACACCGGACACCAGTCTGCCAGcctctctttatatttttttaattttagaatttttgctttcttcttatttatttttgagacaggtctcaccgtgtaactcaggttggcctaaaaaaatttttttttaagattttatatatctatgtgtgtacGCATgcatccttggaggccagaagacagagtTGGATGTTGgatccctgcagctggagttaggGGTGGCTGAAAGCTGGCGGTGAAGtcctgtcctctgtaagagcaggacaCTCGGAACCACTGGGCCATGGCTCCAACCCAACCCCACCCCTGCTTAAACTTTGGACAGCCCTCCTTGAAACTCtcgaggtctttttttttttttttttttttttgatttttcgagacagggtttctcttgtgtagctttgcgcctttcctggaactcacttggtagcccaggctggccttgaactcacagagatccgcctgcctctgcctcccgagtgctgggattaaaggcatgcaccaccaccgcccggcgaaactCTTGAGTTCTTAAATTAGCTTATATCACTACATccagcgtgtgtgtgtctgtctgtctgtctgtgtgtgtgcgcgcgcgcgcgcgtgttcGAGAGTTTTCagaactgggaatcaaacctagggctttgtgcatgttaagcAAACACTGGGCGTCACCTCGAGCCCTAAATGAAGCCTTTGTGCCCTGTGACATCAGTATGCCATAAAGTCACCAGCCTAACTGTGGGTTGTCCCTCCTGTCCCTGGCCTGGCCTCCCCCCAGTGTGTCACCTTGTCAGTTTGTGCAAAAAGTACCGCAGCATCCACACATCAACTGCTGTTGTggacagagatgaagagaaaggatTCTTGGGTGGATGGTGGTGGGGACAAGTCTGTGTGCGATGCCAGCAGAGCCGATGAAAAGGTCAGAGCAGGCTCAGATGCCAACCATCACTTGCTTTGGGCTTCAAGTGGGATAATGAGTTCACGGAAAGGGCGGCATTCGACTAAGTCTGTGAGGATCAGTAGGCCCTGACTAGCAGAGAACGGAGAGCCATGCTTGGTGGGTTGAGAAACGTATTTTCACAAGCAGATGTGGCATTTGGGGGACATGGGAAATGGGCTGCTGTTTGGTAGCTAAGGATGcctagagaagagaagagaatggggcTGGGTACCACTAAACCCAGGCACCAAGATCCGTCGATGCTAGTACTCTGTGCATTCAGGACCAGCTGCTTGAATGAGACACCAGAGACTGGAGCACTGTCTAAGCTGTGGGGGCGAGGGGAGAGGCCAGGGAAGAAAAACCACCATCTAGATTCGGGTCTCAGGGGTGGGGACAGTGGAGACGGGAAGAACGCCTCTCCCGGGGAAACCGTTCTCTCAGGCTGACTCTAAGTCAGCGCGTGCTTACATGTTCACACCCACCCATCCCCTTGCTCCATGGCCTCTTACGGAAACCTCTGGCAGGGTCCCACCCCAAACCTCAGTGTCAGGTTGACGCAAGGACACAACACTCCCTTCTGATTGTCGTCTCGTGACTCCTGAGGTGATCTAGAGAGGCGAGCCCTACCTGAGGAATATCAAATGGACTGGGAAGTCTGGGATCCACAGACATCGTCCCAAAAAACGGTTCCGGGGCATCTTCCAGTGTCTCCATCATGGCCAGGCAGTTGGGAAGAAGCAAGCTGGGTCTGGGAGAGAATGTGGGATGTCAAGGACGAGGCTGGGAGtgggtgggatggctcagcaggcgcTGCCACCaggacaccccccccaaaaaaaaaaaaaatagaggctgAGACCAAGCAGGTCTGGATggccccagttccagggactcacaGGTCAGCCTCCTCCATATCAATCCGAATCCGCAGCTGGGCCCGGTGAAGATGCTCCAGGATGTGCTGGATGTCTTctgtgggcagaggaggaggaaagaaccaGCTCAGGCACGGGCCGTTCCGCTCTCGCCCACCCCCAGGGTCCCCAGCCTTACCCACAAGGTACTGGCACTGCTGTGAGTACACCCTGATCACACCAATCTGAAGCTGGGCGGAGAGGTAGAGGGAGAAGCGGGGCCGGGGCAGCCCGGGCATCGGAGGTTGGACTCGCACCAGCACATAATTGAGGATTTCCTCACTGGGAGAACAACAGGCTCTGATCAGTGCGGCCACTCACAGGAGCTCCCGAACCAGagacccctccctctttcctgggTCTTACCAGGTCTTCACCACGTTCACTTTCAGGTATTCGCGCTTCACCAGCCGGCTGCCTCGGGTTGCCGCCAGCCTGGAGGGGTGGGGACGGGTATGGCCTGTCAAACTGAGATGCCCACTGCGTGGCTCCTGGCGTCGGCCACCAGCCCTGGCTTACCAGATCGTGGAGAAGCAGCCTGTGTGGCGCTGAAGCACGTTGGGATAGTAGAACATCTTCGCTCGGTCTCACGCCCAGCACCAATCCCGTTTGGATCTCAATCCGAATTCTTTGGGACGCGGGATTCCCAGCACCATTGAAGAGCAGTAGGAATTTGGACAGGGGGCATGATGGATATGGATGCAAAAAGCCCAGTTAATAAGGCGGCCAGCCACTGGTAATTGAACTAGGAGATACCCAAACAGAGCCACAGGCGCTGGGCACCCCGCCTTCTGCCATTCCTGAGTAGGTCTGCACATCACTCGAGGGCGCGGAACTTACCTTCTTCAGAACTGGCGTCCTGGACAGAGATGGGAGCTCTAAGGGAAGCCTGGCAGCGACAAAAGAGAGTCTTCAGGGAAGACTGAGTCCTCGGCGTCGAGCGTCGAGCGTCTGGACCTGGCTCTAGGTCCAGTCTCCCTCCGGCGGGACCAGGAGCACGCTCTCCAGGGCTTTGCGCCACGACAGCCAATGGGGAGCCGCGGAGGCGAAGCTCGGACTCCGGGTGCCTGGCAGCAAACCTCAGTTCCAGGCCATAGGCTCTTGGAGACTGATGGGGAGC encodes:
- the Rec8 gene encoding meiotic recombination protein REC8 homolog; amino-acid sequence: MFYYPNVLQRHTGCFSTIWLAATRGSRLVKREYLKVNVVKTCEEILNYVLVRVQPPMPGLPRPRFSLYLSAQLQIGVIRVYSQQCQYLVEDIQHILEHLHRAQLRIRIDMEEADLPSLLLPNCLAMMETLEDAPEPFFGTMSVDPRLPSPFDIPQIRHLLEAVTPEKTDRPLATVQSPEIITLQEAEPIRMLRIEGEQDLPEISRGDLDLLIAEEDDAILLEEQRRRRGRLRRAAPALDESKEEPRALEGDGVVPSLSPPAPAQVEETGEAPPGQVFPPEVQKLTGWEPGALLTEVTPPRELRLPAPPSPEKRPPSPLRRPARRRRRRQLLFWDKETQISREKFEEQLQPGVHCSEYPVVQPERMITSPAELFGTPTVSGWLAPELLAFWTRCAQVPPRMLRQRPPLEPVEAAEERGVADEEDRRKTEGLSEIEVLREAQEPSGPLMLSSELSLEAAEEEKSRTSLIPPEERWAWMEEGQPEAPALPMLPELPEAPVEMPPEPELLTSEAVFRAVALEWQANRVPDFSSLVPPLSPRKLASRVFYLLLVLSAQKILHVEQEKPYGRLLIHLGPRVH